Below is a genomic region from Xiphophorus hellerii strain 12219 chromosome 1, Xiphophorus_hellerii-4.1, whole genome shotgun sequence.
TGtctttacattacattaaataaattaagttaaCTTCATGGTCCTTTTCTTAGCTCTACTTGTTTGCagactgtttttgttcttgACTGTAATACGTGCATTCTGCTAGTACAGTaactatatttttatttctgtaactttgaataatatattttatctcaAGTGAAGGACTTGTATATTTGGGTGCAGTAAAAATGATATGGACTTATTCCATGTTTGATTTATGAACCTCTAGTATGGGCAATCCAATCTCATGAAACctctttgtgtctctgtggTGGCCCTGTGATAAGCTTGCAACATGTTCATGTTGTgtgtatataaatatgtatatatatcgGTGTAATGAAATAGTACCTCGACTTAGtaattttgaatcaaaattaCTATGCATTTATAATTGTCCTATGCAGAAAATGCTCATTAAACTTTGCTCTCCATTACAGTCTGCCTTGTTGTGTCTAAGCAGGAAGCAAGCTGTCAGTGTTATCAGATAAAACTTTGAACTCTGTGCAAGTTGTTCCAGAAAGAATGTCCTTTTAAACAATATCCTTATAACATAATCTGTGCCATATTTAAAGGAGATTTTATCGAACAGGTTTACTTTATAGTAAACCAGTTTCCATGTCACAATGGACAAATATTTGGATGTAGCTACTAACAGCACTCTAAGAaggtggaaattatttttcactttaagaAAGTGAAAAGTCTGAAATTACAATGGATGTGAAAGTTAGCACATCCATTGCATATGTGTCTGAGTGAATCCATTCagcacataataataataataataataataataataataataataataacctcAAATCTCACATATATTTTAGAGCTTTTCctactgaaacaaaaagcaggTACAAAATCATCTAAACCGCGGAAGTATGAAATGGCAAAGGGGTAAAATGTTTCGCTCTCAATATCATAAGATATGTTAGATTTCTTTATTGAAAGAAGCATGGCAGTGTAAATCATGgcttaaatatttgtttttttctattcacACCAACAGCTTTTTATATAGTAGTAATGAAAGGTATCTCTTTCTCTGACAGTTGtactttgttttatataaaaataaacattaaaaacttaaatttcagACAGTTCGCTTTAAGGAACTCAAAAAGCTGTCCTTGAGATGTGTAGACTTTACAATTTGGCccattctgtatgttttctctCTACTATCTGATCATAAATCATATTTTGGTGATGGTAATGTTTGCCTGTAATAGTTTTTATGTGTCAGATAAAGTGAGACAAAAATAGGTCAAATTCTATCAACTCTGTTTCTGTTGTCGTTTTCCACTGTAATTTGTCTTATCACCTGCATGTGTTTCAGACAAAGAATTTTGTTAATTAATAGTCAGAGATTATAAATGCCCTATATAAGTCTCAGATCACTACAGAGACATTGAAAATGGAGACTAACATGTCTTTCCCATTGTTACTGCTAATTTGCTCTCTTTCCACTGCTCATTTACAAGCAGAGTCTGACAATGAAACTATTTCACATTTAAGGCAAAATGGATCAAAGGAAGGAGAAGCAGAAAATGCCAAACAAAACCCGTCCACTCAGGACGCCAGTGTTGTGCTGACAGAGATTAGAGCCTCACTGGCCGGACTGAAGGTGGAAGTGAAGTACTTGCAGAGAGATAATGAAGGTATGTTTACCTTAAGAAATCACTGCTGGTGtttatgtggaaacaacatcaAACAACATTAAATTCAATTCcttgttcattttattaatacAAACAGCTAAGACAAGAGAACTGGAGGAGCTTAGGCAACAGCTGAAAGGTATTTAAAGTTAACATTGACCTAatagacaaaatgttttatttgttgaaaaatgatttttgccatttgtatattttgtttcgTATTGTTTATTAGCACAAGTCATGAAATCAAGTAAACTGGAGCAAAATAACCAAGGTATCTACTTCTAAATCCTCAATGTTGCACACTGGAGACCGGAAGAATGTTGcattgtttcatttaaacataattgttataatttgggtttttgctttcacttttagCACAAGATGTAAAGATGACAGAAATGGAGCAACAGAACCAAGGTATTTACTGTACCTATGATGTGGCCTCAGAGAGgaaagagattttaaattttcctAGCACTCTTTAAcaatagatagatggatggacagacagacaaacaccTACTTAAAGTTAAAGTCTACCTCCATGCAATAGCGCCTGTGTGACTCATAGCTATCTAGTGATGCATTTGGTCAGCATGTTAGAGTCGTTTTTCTCATGCCATAAACTCTTCAAAAGAAATTTCTGATAACATGTCTTTATATTATGTcttatacagtatattaaaGTGCCAAGTAGGACAACAAGGACAagaatttgattatttttccccTTCCAAACAGTTGACAGGGTTTCATTGCACAAGTCATGAAAGgattatgtttttaacattttttgtttgtttttcactttgacttttttGCTTGCATAATTTCAGTTCAAGAAGAAGAACTGATCACCATTAAAGCCATGGCAAAAATCACTGAAAACCATGTGTATGCTCTGAAGAGGGAAGGAGAAGGTTTGTACATTCAAAAACAGAATCATTATTCATCACAGTTGCATTCATATAGGTCATGTCACAGCcctcttttattaaaaacaaacaacaaaaaaaacatttttaccatgGTACCGTTTCAgttagattaattttttttgtactgcaTGGTATCAACTGCTAACGCTATAGCTGTGGATTCATTCTGTTTTTCTACATGGCAGTGAATCTCTCAAAGAAGAGATAAATCAGGCTGGatgttttattctgatttgTTCAGAGGAAACCATCCCGACGACATATAAAGTTGTAAAGCTAATTTGCTGCTCAAGTCAAGCTTGTGGAAGATAAAGCAACTTTTAAGTTGTACTGCTTTGTAGTTGTAGggatttttctctttccttgAGCCTCACATCCCAGCAGGGTCAGTTTAAGAAGAACAGATGGGTCGTGCCATCTGCTGAAAGTGTTTGCACACATTTAATACACCTTCTTCTTATTAACTAAAAAGTATTGTTGTCCCTTATTGattatcatttcatttcaaagaacacaaatatgtttatatttcagcagtgctgaaatacaaataatttactGTCTTTCAGTGAAACGAGTGGCTTTCTCAGCATCTTTATTGGGCTCGGGTTCGAACACTTTTGGACCATTTAACACATTTACAATTCTGGTGTTCAGAAATGTTGTTACAAATATTGGAAATGCCTACAACCGAAACTCAGGTACTGAattgtgtatattttttcaatttattttgcatttgcaCTCTTCACATAAATGTTTTGACAAATATATAGCACTAACAAAATGTTCCACAGGGTTTTTTGTTGCACCAGTGAGAGGAGCCTACCACTTTGAATTCTACATATGTGGACCAGGAAGTCCTTCACATTTTGTATCTGCAGTGTTGGTGAGGAACGGACAGCATATCTTCATTGCCACTGAAACCCAGCCTTCACATTTAGCTGCTGCTGGTAATGCTGCCACGTTACTCTTAGAGGTTGGTGATGTTGTGTTTATACGTCAGTTCGAAAATTCAAGGATTTTTGACAGTCAGAATCGTCATACCACCTTCAGTGGTCACCTGCTTTTCACCATGTGAGCAGCAAACTATGTTATTTTCAACAAGCTCAGTAATATTGCAAATTGTGAATAGTGTTTTGTCTTGACAtttattgtaaagaaaattatgttggtGAATTCTTTTCTTCTGAGGTTTAATATGTGGacaaaaaatacagaagtaCTAATTGTAAAGTAGTAACAAATACTGGAAGTTCTTTGTGAAGTATGTGAAAATCCTCTATATGTAAATGTGTCAACAAAATGTCCATAAAAGtactttaaaactgtttattttgtcaACATCTCTTCTACGACAATATTTAGATATAAATGTCTGTTGACTCAAAAAATTTTCCTTAACCTCCTTCTTAATGTCCCTTTCCAACATTTCAGTTAAACATCCCAGAATCTCATTTGAAGTGCTTTTGACATGAATAACCGACACTAGATTTGATGCTGCAAAATGTTTGCAAGTGAATCCAAAATGTACATCTCTAAATTCAGAATGTTCCAGCCATGGTCAAGATTTGTGCCACTCATATTTGAAACTACTTTTTCCTGTTCCATGGAGTGTTTTGGGTGATGCCTTTAAATTCAGCCGTACTGTTGCATCATCTTCAtgtcttgatttatttttaaaaaatgtatatgtgtgtgttttgatagTATGGTCTAAGTgtagtattgttttattgaaataaatatgtgGAATGCCATCATCAGCTCATCTTATAACGtgtactttttctgtttgtctataAATATGTGCAAGCAGTAGTGCTGTGATGCAGGGCAAATTTCAAACTTATTCTGACTATAAAGTAATGGATGATCTGATAAATTTGATACATCAGTTTGGACTCAATTAAATGGCCAATCAGAGAAAGAAGTCAACCAAAAGGCCCTTTCCCAGGGCAGCGTAAAGACCTTTGAAAACGGAAAATCCACTCACCGCTTTAGTGATGGAGCTTGAATCATATTTCATCAGTAAATGAGGTCActgatgttttcatttccttaCATCACACAGACAATATATTGAGGAAGCAAATGCAAGTTAAACTTTGCTCCCTAATCCTGGTTCATTCATTTACAATAAGAAATCAAACTCTTGTCAGAAACATAATCTGCATGTTAATCAACAttactatatacagtatataatctatataatgtgtatTATCCCTCCAAAATCCCTCCCtcgttttaaaatgtttattttatttttatttttagaagatGGTGTCTAGCATGTCAGTTTGTGTTTGATGGTTGCAAGCTCaatttcaaatgacaaaatccaaagataaaattgctatCTTATagagtgggaaaaaaacatcttgtaATGATTACCTGGCCAGTCGCAGATAAAGAAAAGATATTTTAGACGTGAGTCAGCTTCAAAACCTCAAACGTGAACTGCAAGGCCTTAAGGCTCGAGAAAAGAGAAGATGTTTCTATTTCTTTTGttagtcttttctttttcaacagtTCAGCTTCAAGGACAGAATGAGCCTAAAGGTGCTGAACATTTAAAGCAACTTAACTCACCAGGTACAGAACCAGGAACTGTTTCTACCCTCCAGCAAGTCTGTTCAAATGACATCCATGCTGTCCTAAGAGAGGTGAGTGCATCAGTTGCAGGACTGAAGGTGGGCATGGAGTacttacaaaaagaaaatgaaggtATGATAATTCACTTTTAAAACCTGACTTTACCAAACCGCGTTAAATAAACTTGAACCAATGAACAACTTTTGGTTCTATTTTAGCCCAAGCAACAAAGACAAGAGAACTGGAGCAATTGTACCAAGGTATAACATTATGCATAGTGCAAATTCACAAGAGAATTTATATTGTTTCTTATCTTACATGGGGACTTGTATTTAAATAAGCAGACATGCAAGTCgtctgtttatttaaataatattttgccAATAAATGGAAATCTGAGTTATAACTATTTTAGTGTccaaatcaaatattaaaatcaaagagAACAATAAAGTTTTCTTCCATCATAATGTCTAAGCTATATTTCATTATGCGTTCCAAtgtaaagtttttcattttaattgtggtGCTGGTAAATCATCCATAAAACAACATTGCCTGCAGTAAATTCACTGATTTACTTCTCAGTACCTTTTATCATTCTAATTCCAGCACAGGGAGATGAACTACAGCAACTTAATATCAGAACAAACTCAACACAAAAGCAGGTGGAGGTTCTgaagagagaaggagaaggtTTGTTCAAGTTCTGGTTGTTATAACACTGGATCAAACTCATAACCGTCTCAAGAGCTGTTGCACACAACaatatttttcctcttcagTGAAACAAGTGGCTTTCTCAGCCTCCTTAATGGCCTCAGGTGGAGGGGACATTGGACCTTTCAATGCATACACGTCTTTGATCTTCAGAAATGTGGTCTCAAATGTTGGGAATGCCTACAACCCAAACACAGGTATTGCAATTTTATTAACAAAACACTTATTTATGCAATATTAACATTAGAGTGGACTGAATtactggttttaaaataaaatacaatttcctACAGGGTTTTTCACTGCTCCAGTGAGAGGTGTCTACCACTTTAATTACCACATCTATGGACATGGACATCCTTCACATGGTTCAGGTGCTGTGCTGGTCAAGAATGGAGAGTACATTTTTATGGCATATGAACATCAGACTACACTCGGCGCTAACTCTGCTAACACTGTCACGTTCCTGTTAGAAGGTGGAGACGTTGTATATTTGCTTCAAAGGGCTCATACAAGGATTTTTGATGATCAGTTGCATTATACCACGTTCAGTGGTCTTCTACTTTTTCCTTTGTGCAATGATGCATGCTAAGTGATTTGTAGTAGGGTTATAGTGCAGTGTGAAATGTACACAAAAGATAAACATACTGCTCAGAAGACAAAATggcacaaataaaatataaatttacttCGCAAAGGGGGCAGTGGTATTAAGATTAAATTACCATAAGGTATTTTTTGCAGATAACTTTTATATCATCagaatgacaaaatattaatcTTAAACCATATACACCAAAGTATAATTCACACTATAACAGTGGGATTTTTGTACTGTTTACTGTATGTATgacttgatttgatttgatttgattgaatttgaaataaactgcattaatattgattgaattaaaaaattctaaaatgGGCTGAGTTTCTCAACGGTTACACTGATCTGGAGGAGAAGGCTGATCTGTGCACAAGTATGAGGAATACACATAACCTTCACTTTAAAGCAAGACTGACATGTTTGAACTaaacttttaaaagtgaaaaccGTACTGACAGTGCTATTAAATACTCAGTAGCTCAGTTAATCCTTTGGTGAAACCATTCGAACAAAACAAGTTGTCTCAGACAAGTAAAATATCTGGGGAGCAGGTATGTAAAAGCAGGACACTTTCATATTAATTTCCAGTACATAATAACTTTGACATTGGAAGCACATCAGAAGCAACTCACACAACTCAAAAACCTGACAAGAATTAGCAATCTACAGAATATATTTCATTTCCTGACCTTTTGACCCACATAAGGGGGAATTTCTCAAAACCTTAGCGTGCATTGCAAGATAGGAAATGGTGACAcagcagctttttaaataaatgtaaaggaCAATAACCAGGGACTAAAGATGTGCCAAACAATTGGTCAGCCTGTGAACAACTACTTAGCCTGTGAAGAAGAAATAGCTAGTATGCAAACAGAGCAGGTCATAAAGGCTGTTAACTCTTATAGCTACATTTGCTTCCAaccataaaaaatatacaattctACAAAAGTGTGGCTGGATTTTTAAGGAAAACAAGTATGACCAGCTCAGGCTTAAAGATATTAGTACTTAGATTATCTAACTTTATTAGGTACTtccaaaatatgacatttatcTTTAAATCAGTTTACCTCTgaatcaaaataattaaattaaagaatttTATAAAGTCCCTTGTCCGAGTAGTTTATCAGCTACTTTTAAGAATCTAGAATTAAATGCATCACAAATCGTAAAAAGCACACAGGTTTTATTGCATATCAATTTCATGTATAAATTCTTCATAGCATTGGAAAGATTACATTTGGTATACATTGCTATTCTACAGAATTAACATCAGAGTCATATCTTTTCAATGAAATTTCTCTAAAGTACATCTGCCATAATCACAAGCATCAAAAGAACTGCAATTCCAGAATTGTTCAATATTATTCTACAatcctttattgtttttcattaggTCTTCTCCCGTGAGTCGTTTCTATGTCTTTCAGAACCTGCCCACACATCTGCCAGGCAGTCAGAACTTGAAGTCAAACCTACTAGCCTAAACACATGTACAATAAGTGcatctacaattttttttctcttacttttttttttctgtttttgaattgaTACACATTTCACAAATGGACATCATTATGACTGCTAAACACGTCATGCAcgataacttttttttttttcctttgttttcaataaacatAACAGAGGCGATATACAActcagattttaaacaaaacaagcacCATCCATTAAAACCCatatttttcaaaggtttttttttttttttcttcttcagacaAATGCAccattgtttttcattctttaaaatacTATACAGTTAAAAAGAAAccgtgtattttattttattttttttttgactttcttCTGTAACAGTTGGGCAAAGAGCAACCATGTATTATTacgctgaaaaaaaaaaaaaaaaaaaaatttcagtgaCCAGAACATTTTGTGAAGTTGCCAAAATGGAATACTTCAACGCTTTCAATTCAGTTGCTTCGCACAGCGCGTGATTATTACAGTAGTCCATGACATGAATAACTACACATAGTCAACCTAAAACCTTAGTGACCCAAgt
It encodes:
- the LOC116725588 gene encoding complement C1q-like protein 2 produces the protein METLMLFHALLLLCGLSTAQLEPDSNSKIISHLRQNGSQVGDTENLTNNQQTCKQDINTLLREMSASLAGLKVDLEYVKKDNEAKTKELDLIKQQYQEQVTKVRRLEEQYQVQEEELITIKAMAKITENHVYALKREGEVKRVAFSASLLGSGSNTFGPFNTFTILVFRNVVTNIGNAYNRNSGFFVAPVRGAYHFEFYICGPGSPSHFVSAVLVRNGQHIFIATETQPSHLAAAGNAATLLLEVGDVVFIRQFENSRIFDSQNRHTTFSGHLLFTM